GTGGTACAGCTCGGACTGTCTGTATGTGGTCTAACAGGTGCGTACCCTGGCAGGCCAGTAAGGGAAGCCCTTCATCTTGGCAAACACCAGGTCTCCTGGTTTGAAGCTGTCGCTGTTTTTCCCCGGCATCCTGCAGCTGAAGCTCGATCACAGGGAGAGGGAATCGAACCAGCGACCTCTGAAGCTGAAAACAgcctgaaagaaaacagaggagacattTAACACAATAAGGCCAAGACCTCTAAAACCCAAAGACAATCcccaaaatatttgttttttgcactgacaggctcagactgTTATCAGACAACATTATATATAGTTAGTGCTTtatattaaagagtaagatcctgttagtttaactagaaacatcactatatatcactaccagactaCCATCAAGTGGAACCCAGAGCTGCACTTTTATTTAAGTGCATTTAGGAGCTTTATTATAAACAGATGTCTGGTTTTCTGAACCAGTTTTCAGCCTTAACTGTTGCTTGTCGTGCTCGTTTGATCACACGCTGCGTTATGTCAACTACACAATCGAAATTAAAAGTGAAATCGGGTCGTTCGCAGCTGTTTCTACCGTGAAATCTGACGCTTTATGTGAGCGGTTTCGTTTTTAGCACCACGTTCACTCATTGTTTACAAATACAGGCGAGTTAGCTCGGAAGCTAACTCTGCTAGCCGGCCGTTAGCTCTAACGGGAGAAATTCGAATCTCTGCCCTGCGTCACTTTTTGTCAGTTGGTCGTTTAACGGGAGAGAAACGGCGCAAACTCACCGAAAACCGAGCGGTGATCCCGTGAAGACGAACGCCTCAGTGTTTCCTCGTTACAACTGGAAGCTTCTCGTTACTAAGCTACGCTGTCCGGCTTGTCGCCATGTTGGCCGATTTCTTCCTGTCACGTGATCATCGATGCTTTCCCGCCTGTGGGTGGACTGTACCAACGtgagaggaaggggagagaaGACTGTACCATCTTGGGGGAAACGGTTTCGGTATGCTCCATACACGTTATAAAAATCGAACAAcggtttctttatttttgttcttataatgaagagaaataaatatcAGTGAGATTATGATAATTATTCCCGTGTTTCAGGCTGTGGCGGAAAGTAACgaagtacttttacttagtACAGTTTTGAGTTATTTGTActttgagtatttttatttcctgctcATTTTTACTTCTACTCCGCTAACATTAATCTGACAACGTTATCTCTCAGTTTAGGTAATACTACTtctattactattactactactactgctactactactagtaataataatgataataacaataataatagataGTGATGCGTTATCATAGCTTAAACTTTTATTGAGCCCTAggttaaagaaacaaaataccccacattatataaaattatatatatatattgtaatataatataacaaAGTGATGCACACATGAATAATTACAATCCAAAAATCTAATATACtttattctgaaataaaacattacataaaataAGTACTTTCACTACAGCTGCTTTAAGTATTTCTGCACTGCTGTGTTACtacttttattactttaaaaaataggaggtttttttttataagaTGGAAAAGTTTGGAGAAGTTCTCAGGAAGGTTTTGAAGTTCAGATTACTGTGATACTTCAGATaacttaaaaacatgaagacTGTGGATGGagttctgcagcctctgttttctctgatttctGGAGGTTTACTCTGGACGGACGTCAGGGATAATGAGATCCTCAGGAAGTAGACGTCACGctgaatctaaaaatgtgtttcatgtctgtgagTTCAGGTCTGACTCAGCTAGGACTCTGAGAACAAGATTGGATTTCTGTCCTGCTGAATGTCCACATCCAGATCCGGTCATTTCACCAGGGTCAGTCATCCATTTTCTTTAGACTAGGAGCCTTTATCTGacttcttcctgtctgtttgtttgttatctCCCAGAGTTATGAAAGGTCTTGaatgtttttccctctcatctgtttcagttttgagGAGATCCACGTTACAGGAGCTGCAGTGTCCTTGTGGTCTGACAGAGCTGGACTTCCTGGACCTGCTGAGGTCCGCCTTCCTTCATAACCTCTACAGATCAATGTGTTGTTCATTAAGTTATTCATACAATCATGACAGTGGACGTATTAAAAACAGGGACGCTGCTGAGATTCTTCAAAGAACAGACTTTGGTCATTGACTCCATTAAAGTGTAAAGTTAGGGTTAGTTAGTCATTTCTACTTTAAATGGTTTTCTGACTTTCTAATTTTTCTTCGCTGACGACTCAAACATTTTAGCTCCGTTTAAAAAGACGTGTGTTTAAGACACTGAAGACACTGGATCAGGTCAGAAGTGATGCTCTGTGGTGACATCATCATAGTCATCATCCAATCCCTGCTCAGCCTGGGTGGGTGGGGTCATCACCATGGAGACGGGCAGGTGGTTTCCTACAGTCAGAGCAGGTTAGAGAGAAAATGTAGAAGATTTATCAACTGTTAGAGacgactgactgactgactgactgactgactgactgactgactgactgtaagGTCAGTGAATGATTCAGAGTGTTACCTGTGGGTCTGTGTCGATATAAAGACACcatgaggacagtggagatgaagtACGGACACAACATCACCAGGTAACGGACCAATATGAACATGAGGTGGAGGGACCATAGGACTCCATCCCTGGCTGAGGCAGGGGTTGGAGTCACAGTAGGAGTCGGCAGGTTTGTGGTTGTAGGTTTTCCTGTAGAGAGAGAGTCACCTGGTCAGGTGAAGATGTGGATGAAATAAGTGTTGAAATCAaagtgaagctcctgacctgtgacagtgatccagctgggtggagactctccatcactgctgatgttacACTTGTAGAGGCCTTCATCAGACTTGGTAACATGGTggatggtcatgtgacctgtaggCTCAGTCCTGATGAGGGAGCCATCTTTATAGAAAGCAGCTGGGAGGTTGGAGGGAgtggtctttgttttacagtgcagagtgacatcatgtccctccatcacagggaggacaggactctgcaggatcactgatccacctcaacacagagacaaactacagcatttcatccatttacacacagcttcatcaatactaactccacagtctgatcttaccagtgacagtgatgctgatgatgttactggttgctccctctctggactcacacCAGTAAACTCCACTGTCCCAGGGGAGAGTGTAGCTGATGATACAGGAAGAACCAGCTGGTTCTCCCCAGGTACCATCACACTCAGCTCTGGTTTTTCTGGCAGTCGTCCTCCACAGCCTCCATCCAGCAGAGCTGTCgtcctcctcacagctcagagagacagagtctccTTCAAACATCTGAGATCTGCTGGGACTCACAGTCAGACGAGCTGAGggttgaaatgaaaaagtgctgaaaGTTTTTCTGgttgtcaaacaaacacaaagctcaaACAGCTTGTGTGACTGTTTCTCTGAAGCTGGAGCAAAGAGTAAAGACACTGATGTTCAGCTGATGAACAGCTGCTCATTTAAtgctgcagagttcagtgtCTCAGACTGGAAAGATGTTCTCAGAGTTTTTCAGCAACATATGAGTCAACATGTGAAGCCtatcaacatgaaaacacttgaaatgaTCTTCATTGTCTTTTCcagctttttctctcagagttCTCTACTGAAAGCATCAGTTCTAATGAGGAAGAATCCTGAGGAtgaacagatggaaacagagacagaacaagttTACTGACCTTGGTTTGTTGAGCAGATCAGCAGTGAGCTCACAACTACAGAGAAATGACACTCAGGTTACTGTGAGCTTTAATGACTGCTCTGCTGTGGGAAGCAGCAGTGATCATCTCTCAGCAtctacacatcaacacacatccAGCAGGTTGGACTCACCCAGCAGCCTCTGGACAGATGTTCCCTCCATTCTGCAGCTGAACTGagatcagcagcagtttgacagacagtaaaagcctcctccttcctctgtgtgtgacgCTACATGTCAGAGTGTctgtgcttttctctgcagcagcttccagGAAACACTTTGAGAAACGAGGACGTGAACCCACAGACACCACAGATCACATggttaaaaccactgacagaggAGACTCTCATTAACTGGATTAATAACATAACAACACAGTTAATGACGAGATTAACCTGAAACCTAACCTGACACCAGCGCTGTGTATATTTACTGCAATACAAAGAAGACTAACAGACCACCTCCAGCTTCAGATGAGAAACATGACGAAGAAACCTAAAATTAGAAGAAGACTAATCTCTAACACCTCTGCTGTGCCTGAAGACTTAATATAACCTGAGGGTGTTTATGAGGAACAGGAAGCTGAAGACCTGTGTTAaagtcagcagctttaatatGTTGGATggagtgtgtttatctgttcacacattttaaaacagataaacacactgtcACACCTCGTACACGACAACACCATGAGAACAGACTGTAGAGAGAAACctcagcagcttcagcttcagctcagtGAAACCATcaggaggaagctgctgctgtggttttacaacaaaaaaactacaCAATTATCAGCTTTATTAAGAATACAGCTCGGTCACAGACGACACACGTGTTGGTTATTGTTGGTTGAATGATTGTTGGTTATTCTACCAGCTGCACAACAATTTCCCCCTCAGGGAAAATAAAGATAATTGATAATCAGTTTATGGATAAGTTAATAAGAGGACgattaatattcaaatattatTCTAATATTCAGAAGTCTAAATACAATCTGTTTATTTCATATGAATAAATCTAGTTTGTAGCATTAATAAGAGAACTGGAGAAGTTAGAGAAACTTGGTTCCGCAC
Above is a window of Lates calcarifer isolate ASB-BC8 unplaced genomic scaffold, TLL_Latcal_v3 _unitig_2166_quiver_1328, whole genome shotgun sequence DNA encoding:
- the LOC108892307 gene encoding Fc receptor-like protein 5, which translates into the protein MEGTSVQRLLVVSSLLICSTNQARLTVSPSRSQMFEGDSVSLSCEEDDSSAGWRLWRTTARKTRAECDGTWGEPAGSSCIISYTLPWDSGVYWCESREGATSNIISITVTGGSVILQSPVLPVMEGHDVTLHCKTKTTPSNLPAAFYKDGSLIRTEPTGHMTIHHVTKSDEGLYKCNISSDGESPPSWITVTGKPTTTNLPTPTVTPTPASARDGVLWSLHLMFILVRYLVMLCPYFISTVLMVSLYRHRPTGNHLPVSMVMTPPTQAEQGLDDDYDDVTTEHHF